The sequence GGACGCGCATCCGCTGCACACGACGCTGGGCCCGGAGCGCGTCACCGCCGGACGCCGCACGTCCACCGGCCCCGTGCCCACCGACGCGGACGTGACGCACCTGATGGGCGAGCACTCGCCCGTGCGCCTCAGCTTCCCCGCATCAGCACGTACAGGATGAAGAGCCCGACCACGACGGCAACGCCAAATACGGCCACCATCACGAGCCCCTCCGAGCGGCGCACCACCGGAGGCAGGACCTCGTTGGGCAGCGGCTGGCCGTAGCGCAGCACGGGCGGCTCCGGCTCCTCCCGCGGCGCCGGGGCGGCTTGCGGCCCGGGCTCCGGCGCGGCGGCGGGGGCGGCCTCCCTGGGCGTCGGCGCCACCGGCGTGAAGGTCACGGTCCGGGTGGGCACGGTGTCCCGCGTCGCGCCAGGGTCCCGGCCCATCAGCTCCGGCGTCGTGACGCTGGACATCTCCAGCCCCTCGCGCGCCAGGGCCAGCACGCGCTGCATGTGCAGGATGTAACGGTCCTGCCCCGCGTAGGTGGCGAGGGCCTGCGCGGCGCGCACCAGCCGCTGCGGCACCAGCTCCGGGTCCGCGCGAACCTCCGTGGAGACGGGGCGTGCCTCGCCGCCCTCCACCCGGCCCGTGCGCACGCCCTGGCCGCTGGCCCAGATGCAGTGCTCATCCAGCAGCGTGAGCTCCTGGCGGCGCACCCGGCCGTCCTCGTCCACCAGCGACATCAGCTCCGCGCCCTGGGGAGACAGGTGCCAGACGGTGCGCAGGCCGTTCTCCCCCAGGGGACCCTCCACCGCGCGCGCGCGATAGAGTTCCTGCATCGCGGATTTCAGGGAGTCGGACGAAGGTTCCACGGCCATGACTGCCGCAGAGTAGGGGCGCCCGGCCCGAAACGGAAGCCGCGCCGTCCGGCGTGAATGCCCCGTGCGCGGATGCCCGCCTTGTGCCTACCGTCCATTTCACGATGAGCCGCTCCAAGAACCGAGCCCCCGACTTCGTCCGCCAGTTCGAGGGTGTACAGACGCTCGACGGACTGCTGGAGCTGGCCGGCAGTCCCTGCGACACCGCCGCCGTGCTCGAGCGCATGCGCGAGGCGCGCGCGGACGGCGCCGACCACACCGAGGTGATTCCCACCCTCTTCGACGGGGAGCCCCGCTTCCGGGACCCCGACCTGGCGCGCCGCCTGTACCAGAACCTGCTGGGCCTCTGGGACCTGGTGCTGGAGGGCAAGGAGGTGCGGCTGGATGACGGCCCCCGCCCGCCGCGCCCCAAGAAGGAGCGGCTGCAGCCGCCCGCGCCCTTCCATCCCGGCGAGCCCTCGGGCGAATTCGTGGAGGCGGCCTGGCGTTATCTGGAGGACGACGACAAGGCGCGCACGCGGCTGATGCATGCCTATGAGAACCGGCAGGACGGCTTGCTGGGTGCGCTTGACGCCGCTGGCCTCACGGATGAAGGTTACGGGGTCGCCCGCCACCTGCTCTTCGAGCTGCACGCCATGCTGGAGCTGGGCTGGCCGCCGGGGCTCGGGGCCGTGGATGCCAGGGCCCTGGACAGGGAACCGGATGCGCCGCCCGCGCCGGACACCCTCCAGGAATACGTGACGGAAGCGCTGTTCGAGGCGGAGCAGGACGAGGAGCACCCCCTCGCCCCCGAGGAGCTGGCGCAGGTGCGCACCCTCGTCCGGCGGGGACTGGCGGCGCTGTGGCGCGCCCGCAAGGGGAGATGAAGATGGCCCGAGACGACAACGACGGTGGTGGCTTCACCGGCAAGCGCAACAAGTCCTACCGCGAGCTGGACGCGCAGCGCGGCAAGAGCAAGTACCACTCGCGCCAGGATGACCCGGCGCAGCAGAAGCTGGAGCGCAGTGCCAGCTACCAGAAATACAAGACGGCGGCGGACGCCCTCTTCACCGGCGGCGAGCTGCCCGAAGGCCTGGCGAAGACGTTCGACCCCGAAGGCAAGCGCAAGGCCCAGAAGGACGCGCTGCGCAAGGTGCAGGAGTCGGAGACGCGCGCGGACTGGGTGAAGGGCGTCGTCGACTACCTGGAGAAGTACCCGGACATGCCCGAGGACGCGTACTTCCTCGACAGCCTGCTGGACCACCCGCGCGAGCGCATCGTGGACAAGGCGCTGGCGAAGCTGGAGGCGCTCCAGGAGGCGGGCACGCTGCAGAAGAAGCTGCCCAAGAGCCTGGATCAGCGGCTGAAGTCCATCGAGCTCACCGGCCTGGACCCCGACATGCAGGGCCGCGCGAAGGCGCTGCGCGAGAAGCTGCGCGCCTGATCAGCGCGCACGCTGTTGGTACACGAGCACCACGCCGCGCTGCCCGTCCTTGCCGGGCTGGTGCGTGAGCCGCAGCTCCGCGCCGGGCCGTGAGTACAGCCCGGCCTCGTCGCCGCGCTTCCACCCGGCCTTCGCCAGCGCGTCGTCGTAGAAGGCCTGGACCTCCGGCCCCGTGAGCGGCACCTGGAACGTGAGCGTGCGCGACCCTTCCGCGTTCACGCGCAGCACGCCGTTCGCGCGAGGCGGCAGCGGCGCGAAGTCCCCCGCGACCTCCGGCGGACGCGCCAGCGCGTGGTTCGCCTCGCCCAGGTACAGCGTGGTGGTGCCGTCCTGCTGCGGCATCATCACCACCGTGTAGGTGATGCGTCGCTTCGGATCCAACGCGGTGAGCATGGCCGCGTTGTTCGCGTACTGCGCCTGCTCCTTTCCGGGCGGCACGTAGAGCCCGCCGTCGCGGAACGCGTCCGCGAAGCGCTGCACCAGCTCCCGGATGTTCTCCTTCACGTGCACCGCGCGCAGCGCCACGGGGATGCCGCCCGCCTCCACGATGTCGCTGGACTCCACGTGCGCGATGACCTGCAGCCGGGGCCACGCGAAGCGCGGCGCTTCCGCCAGGCCCGCGTCCGGTGCGCCCGCGTCCGGCACGCCCGCGTCACGGGCCTGGGCCCCGGCGGACAGCGCCACCAGCAGCGCCAGCGCTCCGCCCCCCACGCGCCCGCGCACACCGGCCCGGCTCAATGCGGCACGCCTCCCAGCCACTTGTTGCGCCGGCCCTCGCTCCGGTAGTTGGGCGTGACGTTGGGCGCCACGAAGGGGGTCGTCTCCCAGACGGTCTGGTTGCCCGCGTGCGACGCGCCGATGCTCTGCTCGTAGTTGCTCTCCGCGCCGCGGAAGCTCATGAAGAACTGGTCCTCGTTCACGGCGCCCTCCGCGCCCACGCCCGCCATCAGCGCGGTGCCGGCGTTCCCGCCGCCGCCGTTCTCGCGGTACACCCGCTCCGCCCAGCCGTAGTAGTCCACGTTCGCGCAGGGGCCGCCGGTGTTGGTGCTGAGCGGGCACTCGCGCCCCTCCGCCACGCCCGCCAGGCCCCAGTCGTCCAGCAGCATGAAGAAGCGCCGCGTGCAGCGCCCGCCGGACGCGCGCCCGGCGGCGCACACGCGGAACTGGTCGCTGGCCAGCCGGTGCGACACCTTGAAGAACTCCGGCTCCATGAAGGTGCCCAGCCGCTCCGCGCGCAGCGAGGTGGACGCGTTGCAGGAGATACCGTCGGACTGGGTGATCATGGCCAGCCCCAGCGCCGCGGAGCCTGGATCCGCGTCCTCCGGACGGGTGCCCAGGATGCCCACGGGGCTGCCCGCGGGGCGCGTGGACTCACAGTCCACCTGCACCCGCGTGGCGCGCGCGATGGCCAGCTGGAAGGTCATCCTGCCGCTCGTCTGGCTGGCCCGGCCGTCGAAGTCCTGGTAGCGCCCGGAGGCCTCCGACGACGCCAGCGCCTCCGCGTTGGAGCGCTGGAAGACGCCGTTCTCCGGGTTGTGCATCACGTGCCCGGTGGCCTCCCACAGCGCGAAGTTGGCGGCCTCCTGCACCTTGAGCGTCAGCGCGCCCACCTCCGCGAAGTAGATGCCGAAGAGCAGGATGGTGACGAACACCATGGATCCGAGCGCCGTCTCGACGAGCGCCTGTCCCCGGCGCGACCTGGAAGCGCGCGCGCGCATCAGTACCTCCCGCCCGTGCTGCTGGCGCCCCGGTAGCCGGCGTCGTCCAGCCGGCGCAGCGCGTCCGCGTGCTCGGAGAAGCCCGCCTGGTCCAGGCGGTTCGCGGGCTTGTCGTCGCGAGCGCCCTCGGTGCTCACCAGCGTGGCGCGCCAGAAGGGGTTGAGGAAGTTGGGCGGCTCCTCCCAGCCTCCGCCCGCCGCCGCCGGCCGGGGCCGGTGGTAGTAGGCGAGCCCCGCGGCCAGCGCCACCTGGTTGCGCTGCACGTCCTCGCGGCCCGTGGGCTGGATGCGGCCCAGCGGCGCGGCGTTGTCGAACTCCGTCTCCTGGTTCGCGAACTTGAAGGTGAACAGCAGGTTCCACGGATCCGGCTTCGCGCGGCGCGAGTCGCTGGCGTAGTCGCGCAGGAGCATCGCGTACAGCTTGGGCTGGCCGTAGTCGTTCTCATCCGCGTTGCCGTGCAGGAGCGCCGCGTTGAAGCCCACCGAGTAGGGCCAGATGCCGGGGCACACCACGCAGGCGCCCAGCGTGTGGCGCTCGTCCACGGTGGTGTTGTTCTCCTCGCCCTGGCCGGGCGGCGGGCTGTTCGCGCCGTAGACGTGCTGGTCCTCGTTGGACTGGCGCTCGTCGGACATCACCCACGCGTCCGTCGCCACCGAGGTGATGGGGGTGCCGTCCGGGCAGGTCTCCGTGACGGCGCGGCCGTGGTCGTGCGCCCACGAGTTGCGGCCGGAGATGGTCGTGTACGTGGAGGAGTCCATCGCGGACGCGCTGGCGTAGTGCTGGAAGCCCGGGTTGTGCGCGGCCGCGCCCGAGCCGAAGCCCGCGCTGCCGCTGGGCCGGTTGTGCACCCAGGTCCAGCCCAGGCTGCCCATGGTGGCGTTGCGCGTGGCGTTGCCCTGGCCGCCGCCGGTGGGCATCACCGCGCCGGAGGTCTCCGGCACCGTGCCGGTCTTCTCCTGCTGCATCAGGTCGTCATAGCTGGAGCCGGCCGCCGCGCCGCCAGACACCTCCGCCAGCGACTTGTTGGCGCCCTCGGGCGGAGCGAAGAGCTCCGGGTTGACCTGCTTGGCGATGAGGTTCGTCAGGCCCTGGTTCGCCAGGTGCGTGCCGATGAGGTGGTTGTAGATGGCCAGCGACGAGCGGAACATGTCGCCCGCGCGTCCCTGCAGGGACAGCGTCTGCATGGCCGCCGCCTGGTCCAGGCCGGACCACGCCGGGTCGGGCAGGGGGCACGGGGACGACTTGCGCGCGGCGTACATCTGGCTGCCGTAGCTGATCATCGACTGCGTGCCCGCCATGGCCACCATGTGGGCAATCTGCGCGCGGTTCATCACCGCGATGGCGTTGAACGTGCGCGCCGTGGACACCGCCTGGCTGTAGGCCGCCGCGTCCGCGGCCATCTGGATTTCGACGCGCTCCTTCGCGCGCATGCCGAAGCCCAGCGTGAGCAGCACCATCAGCGTCAGGAGCAGGAACGTCAGCGAGAACAGCACCAGCGCCTGACCGCGCGCGCCGGACTTCAGAAGCCGTGCAGGCTGCATCCGGCACCTCCATTGAAGTTCGACGCCTTCACCGGGGTCATCATCCGCATGGCCGCGTGGACCTGGATGGGGAACAGGTAGTGGCCCTGCGCGTTCCAGCGCAGCATCCGCTCGCCCAAATCGCCGCCGGGCCAGTCATCCGGCCCCAGCTCCACGTCGGTGTCCGCCCACCAGTCGGACTTCTTCTGCGCGGGGTTGAGCGGGTTCGCGTCCGTGTAGTTCTTCAGGTGGAACTGGGCCAGGAACATGCGGCTCATCACCCAGTCCGCGAACGGGATGCGCATGTAGTACCAGGCCACCATGCGGATCTCGAGCGTGCGCCGCTGCAGCTCCGCCGCCGAGTCCGTGGGCGCGTCGAACATCAGGTCCTCGTCGCCCGCGAGGCTGCGCACCCAGCCCACGTCCGGCGACTCGCGGACGATTTCGACCATGGGCCCTTCGGTGAAGAGCGTGCCCTTGGAGCCGCGCACGCGCAGGTAGTTGCGCTTGCGCTCGTCGAAGGCATTGGCCAGCTGCGCGGGCGTGCGGGTGTGCTCCACCGTGGGCAGCATCGTCACCAGCGCCGCGTGCGTCATCGCCTCGCAGCTGCCGTGGTTGAGGCTGCCCGCGCGCACCGCGCGGTACACCGCCACCTGCGCCAGGATGCGGCCCTGCAGCAGCATGAAGAGCTGCAGCGAGCCCAGCACCATGAACACCACCAGCGGCATGCACAACGCCGCTT comes from Corallococcus macrosporus and encodes:
- a CDS encoding TadE/TadG family type IV pilus assembly protein; its protein translation is MEAALCMPLVVFMVLGSLQLFMLLQGRILAQVAVYRAVRAGSLNHGSCEAMTHAALVTMLPTVEHTRTPAQLANAFDERKRNYLRVRGSKGTLFTEGPMVEIVRESPDVGWVRSLAGDEDLMFDAPTDSAAELQRRTLEIRMVAWYYMRIPFADWVMSRMFLAQFHLKNYTDANPLNPAQKKSDWWADTDVELGPDDWPGGDLGERMLRWNAQGHYLFPIQVHAAMRMMTPVKASNFNGGAGCSLHGF
- a CDS encoding pilus assembly protein TadG-related protein: MQPARLLKSGARGQALVLFSLTFLLLTLMVLLTLGFGMRAKERVEIQMAADAAAYSQAVSTARTFNAIAVMNRAQIAHMVAMAGTQSMISYGSQMYAARKSSPCPLPDPAWSGLDQAAAMQTLSLQGRAGDMFRSSLAIYNHLIGTHLANQGLTNLIAKQVNPELFAPPEGANKSLAEVSGGAAAGSSYDDLMQQEKTGTVPETSGAVMPTGGGQGNATRNATMGSLGWTWVHNRPSGSAGFGSGAAAHNPGFQHYASASAMDSSTYTTISGRNSWAHDHGRAVTETCPDGTPITSVATDAWVMSDERQSNEDQHVYGANSPPPGQGEENNTTVDERHTLGACVVCPGIWPYSVGFNAALLHGNADENDYGQPKLYAMLLRDYASDSRRAKPDPWNLLFTFKFANQETEFDNAAPLGRIQPTGREDVQRNQVALAAGLAYYHRPRPAAAGGGWEEPPNFLNPFWRATLVSTEGARDDKPANRLDQAGFSEHADALRRLDDAGYRGASSTGGRY